A stretch of the Porifericola rhodea genome encodes the following:
- a CDS encoding Crp/Fnr family transcriptional regulator, which yields MLEKLRQHIEQVVPLSNEEFAWVSTHFTIAEFPKKHFLFEKGERVNHIYFVASGLLNLLYYDEEAKEHIVSFAMEDWWESDFYAYFHRTKASMSLLCLEPTMVLCLSLEGYHSLCTQMQKMGSFFLQKSNAGFIGSQQRILSLLMSNAKERYEQILHHSPALLQRVSKTQLAAYLGVSRETLSRLKI from the coding sequence ATGCTGGAAAAGTTGAGACAACATATTGAGCAAGTAGTGCCCTTAAGCAATGAGGAATTCGCCTGGGTTAGCACTCATTTTACAATTGCGGAGTTTCCTAAAAAACACTTTCTTTTTGAGAAGGGAGAAAGAGTAAATCATATTTACTTTGTTGCTTCTGGCCTGCTTAATCTGCTGTATTATGATGAGGAAGCCAAGGAGCATATTGTTTCTTTTGCTATGGAAGACTGGTGGGAAAGTGATTTTTACGCTTACTTCCACAGAACTAAAGCCAGCATGAGTTTGCTATGTCTTGAACCCACTATGGTACTCTGTCTATCATTAGAAGGCTACCACAGCCTTTGTACACAAATGCAAAAGATGGGCAGCTTCTTCCTGCAAAAATCAAACGCTGGTTTTATTGGTTCTCAGCAACGTATTTTATCTCTACTTATGAGCAACGCCAAAGAACGATACGAACAGATTTTACATCACTCTCCTGCCTTACTGCAAAGAGTTTCCAAAACCCAACTCGCTGCCTACCTCGGTGTTTCCAGAGAAACTTTGAGCAGGCTTAAGATTTAA
- a CDS encoding RidA family protein gives MQKKVINPWVWQNERSYSQAIEVSQAVSTLYISGQTAINDKGISSAAEMAVQLEEAMYNLGKVIEEAGYQCKNIVRLNVYTTSVDEFMQSFSVFQAWVARHNIQQATTLIEVKSLFESLKIELEATAVK, from the coding sequence ATGCAAAAAAAAGTAATTAACCCCTGGGTATGGCAAAACGAACGTAGTTACTCACAGGCTATTGAAGTGAGTCAGGCAGTAAGTACCTTGTATATTTCAGGTCAAACCGCTATCAATGATAAGGGAATATCAAGCGCCGCTGAAATGGCTGTTCAGTTGGAAGAGGCCATGTACAATTTAGGAAAAGTAATAGAGGAGGCAGGCTACCAATGTAAAAACATTGTGCGTTTAAATGTGTACACCACCTCTGTAGATGAGTTTATGCAAAGCTTTTCGGTTTTTCAGGCATGGGTAGCGCGACACAACATACAGCAGGCGACTACGCTCATTGAGGTAAAGAGCTTGTTTGAGTCTCTTAAGATAGAACTGGAGGCCACCGCAGTAAAGTAA
- a CDS encoding phytoene desaturase family protein yields the protein MKKYDAVVVGSGPNGYAAAIRLLQEGYSVLILEAHAYKGGGARSEALTLPGYVHDTGSAIHPLAYASPYLSTLPLAEHGLRWGFSEAPLAHPLDGGDALLMYQDIEKTAIQLGKDYQAYIDLMQPSVEHWDEIAPDFLGPLSWPSSPLKLAQFGLRAIQPLSLLNKIAFKEDRTKALLAGLSAHAMLPLHKWASSGIAMVLGTLAHKVGWPFPLGGAQAITDALDSYFRSLGGEVQLNTPVSSIADLPPSRMILVDTAPQLLLDMKGIHLPWWYRQNLKNYQYGQGIFKVDWALSEPIPFTNKKCLKAATVHLGPSYEAISSSELDNWQGRHSEKPYVLLVQPSLFDKNRAPEGKHTAWAYCHVPRYSRKDMTEAIENQIERFAPGFRDVILQRHTMNTKAVEQMSANYIGGDINCGAQTITQQFTRPVYQLNPYRTPVEGLYICSSATPPGGGVHGMCGFHAAETAIKDMAKRF from the coding sequence ATGAAAAAATACGATGCCGTAGTGGTGGGCAGTGGCCCTAATGGATACGCAGCCGCAATCCGCCTTCTGCAGGAGGGCTACTCCGTACTAATACTAGAAGCGCATGCCTATAAGGGAGGGGGAGCCCGTTCCGAAGCTCTTACCCTGCCTGGATATGTACATGATACTGGCTCCGCTATTCATCCCCTGGCTTATGCCTCTCCTTACCTGAGCACTTTGCCTCTGGCGGAGCACGGACTACGCTGGGGCTTCTCAGAAGCACCCCTGGCACACCCTCTTGATGGGGGCGATGCATTGCTCATGTATCAGGATATAGAAAAAACAGCCATTCAGCTGGGTAAAGACTATCAGGCATATATAGATCTGATGCAGCCTTCTGTAGAGCATTGGGATGAAATCGCTCCTGACTTTCTAGGGCCGCTGAGCTGGCCTTCTTCACCGCTTAAGCTGGCCCAGTTTGGCTTAAGAGCGATACAACCGCTGAGCTTGCTCAACAAAATAGCCTTTAAAGAAGATCGTACCAAAGCCTTGCTGGCAGGACTCTCGGCCCACGCCATGCTACCCCTGCACAAATGGGCCTCATCTGGTATTGCTATGGTACTGGGCACACTGGCTCATAAGGTAGGCTGGCCCTTTCCTCTGGGTGGCGCACAGGCCATTACCGATGCGCTGGATAGCTACTTCCGCTCGCTGGGCGGTGAGGTGCAACTTAATACGCCGGTGAGCTCTATCGCTGACCTGCCCCCCTCCAGGATGATACTTGTGGATACAGCGCCTCAGCTATTGCTGGATATGAAGGGCATACACCTGCCCTGGTGGTACCGGCAAAACCTGAAGAACTACCAGTACGGGCAAGGTATCTTTAAAGTAGACTGGGCGCTGAGTGAGCCCATACCTTTTACCAACAAAAAATGCCTGAAGGCAGCTACTGTGCACCTGGGCCCCAGCTATGAAGCGATTTCCAGCTCAGAGCTGGACAATTGGCAGGGCAGGCATAGCGAAAAGCCCTATGTGCTGCTGGTACAGCCCTCACTCTTTGATAAAAACCGTGCTCCGGAAGGCAAGCATACTGCCTGGGCCTACTGCCATGTGCCTCGCTACTCTCGCAAAGACATGACGGAGGCTATAGAAAATCAGATAGAACGCTTTGCGCCGGGTTTTAGAGATGTGATCCTCCAAAGACATACGATGAATACCAAAGCGGTAGAGCAGATGAGTGCTAACTACATAGGGGGAGACATTAACTGTGGGGCACAGACTATCACCCAGCAGTTTACACGTCCTGTGTATCAGTTGAACCCTTATCGTACGCCGGTAGAAGGCCTGTACATTTGCTCATCGGCCACGCCTCCCGGTGGAGGTGTACACGGCATGTGTGGATTCCATGCTGCTGAAACGGCCATCAAAGATATGGCGAAGAGGTTTTAA